The proteins below come from a single Treponema phagedenis genomic window:
- a CDS encoding ZinT/AdcA family metal-binding protein, with translation MLKKTIDIKHISFFMFITVFFIACQSVPKSETETIAKGNEMAAWKGEWVSLDTIKTDAALEDSYTEAAKSMAHYTVEGFKAAVADMYQTPVVKMKFDGTNTVLLTVQNNKGVIVEIPCEYVYKGKVAVIGEKNRFWYTFEAAKNIRELKNAKYLIALPPKQDNNGILHWHARISSHDIDWLVNGKKTWPTYVAESTPQEKMIQNLKESIRTMPTQIPEKPFEQYADGGKWINRPAVFDNTGKEVLAVYEKIIKEFAGKNPKGGDFTKEEIIAEIKKNDKTLNTLDDFTHLSFITEGKKNELIVYKGEKIVFQSEYKRVAQSASKPYITMRAEKKDAGKFSLISFVVVHGAPMYHFHLWYGRNEADLENQEGVPTCFSTTKISNETFANYIEKTCRRTLTAEN, from the coding sequence ATGTTAAAAAAAACAATCGATATAAAACATATATCGTTTTTTATGTTCATTACAGTATTTTTCATTGCCTGCCAATCGGTACCAAAATCCGAAACCGAAACAATAGCGAAAGGGAATGAAATGGCGGCGTGGAAGGGCGAATGGGTTTCCCTTGACACCATAAAAACAGATGCAGCTTTGGAAGATTCTTATACAGAAGCTGCAAAAAGCATGGCGCATTATACGGTAGAAGGTTTTAAAGCTGCTGTTGCAGATATGTATCAAACACCTGTTGTAAAAATGAAATTTGACGGAACAAACACCGTCCTGCTTACCGTACAAAATAACAAAGGAGTAATAGTCGAAATCCCTTGTGAGTATGTATACAAAGGAAAAGTTGCGGTGATCGGTGAAAAAAATCGTTTTTGGTATACCTTTGAAGCAGCAAAAAATATCCGCGAATTAAAAAATGCAAAATACCTTATCGCTCTTCCGCCCAAACAAGATAATAACGGTATCCTGCACTGGCATGCACGCATAAGCAGTCATGATATTGACTGGCTTGTAAACGGAAAAAAAACATGGCCTACCTATGTTGCCGAATCAACGCCACAAGAAAAAATGATTCAAAATCTTAAAGAAAGCATCCGCACAATGCCTACACAAATTCCTGAAAAACCATTTGAGCAATATGCGGATGGCGGAAAATGGATTAACAGACCGGCAGTATTTGACAATACCGGCAAAGAAGTTTTGGCAGTATATGAAAAAATCATCAAAGAGTTTGCCGGCAAAAATCCTAAAGGCGGAGATTTTACCAAAGAAGAAATCATAGCGGAAATAAAAAAGAACGATAAAACTCTTAACACCCTTGATGACTTCACCCACCTCTCTTTTATTACTGAGGGAAAGAAAAATGAACTCATTGTATACAAAGGGGAAAAAATAGTTTTTCAATCAGAATATAAACGGGTGGCACAAAGTGCATCAAAACCGTATATCACCATGCGTGCAGAAAAAAAAGATGCGGGGAAATTCTCACTCATCTCTTTTGTGGTAGTACACGGAGCTCCTATGTATCATTTCCATTTATGGTACGGCAGAAATGAGGCAGACCTTGAAAATCAGGAAGGAGTGCCTACCTGTTTTTCAACAACAAAAATATCAAACGAAACATTTGCAAACTATATTGAAAAAACATGCCGCAGAACATTGACTGCGGAAAACTGA
- a CDS encoding DUF4198 domain-containing protein — translation MKKLVLTAFLFTSAFFLFAHFQMIYTSSSIIEQNAKSAGFILTFTHPFESGLTMDIGKNEQGEIKGLKEFYSIHKGKKLDLLSMIKESEFTSAENKASAYTFTLDKDSGFRGGGDWVLVAVPHPYYEASEEGYIQQITKVFINKAGLATDWQTACVKGYPEILPLVKPYDIWKGSIFRAVVLDSNGKPVPFAEIEFAHINYDIDMQAKAFTGKAKLEQAGGGIILADATGVFEFIPPCAGYWGFSALGVGKEKEFSGKALSQDAVIWIEINKDETEPAPASNENEEKTAASEETSASEKDREPRKDDFSPAALIIVILLFAVMFAWPPIFKKMSEKSEKKDS, via the coding sequence GTGAAAAAACTTGTACTCACTGCCTTTTTATTTACATCCGCTTTTTTTCTTTTTGCTCATTTTCAAATGATATATACCTCCTCTTCCATAATTGAGCAAAATGCAAAATCGGCAGGCTTTATTCTTACCTTTACTCACCCCTTTGAATCGGGACTCACCATGGATATCGGAAAAAACGAGCAGGGAGAAATCAAAGGTTTAAAAGAATTTTACTCTATTCATAAAGGAAAAAAACTTGATCTTCTTTCGATGATAAAAGAGAGTGAATTTACCTCTGCCGAAAATAAGGCTTCCGCATATACGTTTACATTGGATAAAGATTCCGGTTTTAGAGGCGGCGGCGATTGGGTGCTTGTTGCCGTTCCGCATCCCTATTACGAAGCAAGCGAAGAAGGCTACATTCAGCAGATAACAAAAGTTTTTATCAATAAGGCGGGGCTTGCCACCGATTGGCAAACTGCCTGTGTAAAAGGCTATCCCGAAATACTGCCGCTGGTAAAACCTTATGATATATGGAAGGGAAGCATTTTCCGCGCGGTTGTTTTGGATTCAAACGGAAAGCCCGTTCCGTTCGCGGAAATTGAATTTGCACATATCAATTATGATATTGATATGCAGGCAAAGGCATTTACCGGAAAAGCAAAATTGGAACAAGCGGGCGGCGGTATTATTTTGGCTGACGCAACCGGAGTTTTTGAATTTATTCCTCCGTGTGCCGGCTACTGGGGATTTTCCGCCCTCGGCGTAGGAAAAGAAAAAGAATTTTCCGGCAAAGCGCTTTCTCAAGATGCGGTAATCTGGATTGAGATAAACAAGGATGAAACGGAGCCTGCCCCAGCCTCAAATGAGAATGAAGAAAAAACCGCTGCAAGTGAAGAAACTTCAGCGTCCGAAAAAGATCGGGAACCCCGAAAGGATGATTTTTCTCCTGCAGCCTTAATTATTGTTATTTTATTATTTGCGGTTATGTTTGCATGGCCGCCGATATTCAAAAAAATGTCGGAAAAATCGGAGAAAAAAGACAGTTAA
- the feoB gene encoding ferrous iron transport protein B has product MKQDQIHIAFAGQPNSGKSTLFNMMTGARQHVANYPGITVEKKTGNYQAFGQSVLITDLPGTYSLTSYSPEERVSRNFILFEKPNLLVNITDASNLERHLYLTFQLLEMQCPVIMYLNKTDIATYQGLKIDIDKLSQTLGIPIIAGSAKRKEHAQELKQCIAETTGHTQNPYMLSYGKDMEACLAAIVERLQKAQKNAEDAVPLRWLAIKLCENDSAVRNEQKEKFEEFDSILQYISELEAQHKEKHKHSFEIEIALARAGAAKKIIADCVTKVAADKKTVERVRLKRRIFEGLSALTLFFVTFQILDAVLVMFPGVFQHNSVRLCINLLLSGIFTGGAAFIYVKGGENAVNATDRVDKVLCHRVFGILILVELVLVFYWITVILGYKMTDKVFPVFKFFRSIVSQLIPAQGLISEGLLRGLFLNGIIDGAIMILNYVPIFFCLFALIAFLEDVGYMARLAFIMDRILRKFGLHGQSTLPMILSGVIMGGCVVPGVMSTRTIRDNKSRLVTILILPLLNCMAKIPFYVLITGIFFVRYQWLVLGGISFITLLVALIVAKYFSLYVVQGTPEPFVLELPAYSLPTVRGVLTRTFERLWSFIKKVATTVVAVSVVIWAGVSFPAMGEKEQAVFNTERDTYIHNFVRSLNNSYAPYFTSEKGFLDYQNLTERMYLLETLTSFGGEKAAARSMNRLFLENPEMTKIALRGKLELGDTIHAFKDYFTRYAAAEKDFINAYAKTPDFQKPIMKSAFYGYWQRMNPFFFAIVRTGSISISGTSVVDRDAAAMTRSLRTAFADLKLISVHYHRETLEHSALGYLGKGMEPVTKYAGFDWKINIAILGSFAAKEALVSTLGTIYSVESASEDSGKLLEARIQDKETGMTPLDGLTIMILIALFPPCIATMIATKTETQSIGWTAFSVIYPVVLSSLVAVFVFQFGRLLGF; this is encoded by the coding sequence GTAGAGAAAAAAACAGGCAATTATCAAGCGTTTGGACAATCCGTATTGATAACCGACCTGCCCGGAACCTATAGTCTTACCTCATACTCTCCCGAAGAAAGGGTTTCCCGGAATTTTATTCTTTTTGAAAAGCCAAATCTTTTAGTCAATATTACCGATGCGTCAAATTTAGAGCGGCATTTATATCTTACGTTTCAGCTTTTGGAAATGCAGTGCCCTGTTATCATGTATTTAAACAAAACGGATATTGCAACATATCAAGGGCTTAAAATCGATATCGATAAATTGTCGCAAACGCTGGGTATTCCGATTATTGCCGGTTCGGCAAAAAGGAAAGAGCATGCACAGGAACTTAAACAGTGCATAGCAGAAACTACGGGACATACACAAAACCCGTATATGCTTTCGTACGGAAAAGATATGGAAGCCTGTCTTGCAGCAATTGTTGAACGGTTGCAAAAGGCTCAAAAAAATGCCGAAGATGCGGTGCCGTTGCGTTGGCTTGCAATTAAACTTTGCGAAAATGATTCCGCCGTGCGCAATGAGCAAAAAGAAAAATTTGAAGAATTCGATTCTATTTTACAATATATAAGCGAGCTTGAAGCACAGCACAAAGAAAAACATAAACACAGCTTTGAAATTGAAATAGCCCTTGCCAGAGCGGGCGCCGCAAAAAAAATTATTGCCGATTGCGTTACCAAAGTTGCGGCTGATAAAAAAACAGTTGAGCGGGTACGTTTAAAAAGAAGAATCTTTGAAGGGCTTTCCGCTCTCACACTCTTTTTTGTTACCTTTCAGATTCTTGATGCGGTTTTGGTAATGTTTCCCGGCGTGTTTCAACACAATAGCGTGCGGCTTTGTATAAATCTTCTGCTTTCAGGGATTTTTACCGGCGGGGCTGCTTTTATCTATGTGAAAGGCGGAGAAAATGCCGTCAATGCCACCGACCGGGTTGATAAAGTCTTGTGCCACCGCGTGTTCGGTATTCTTATTCTTGTGGAACTGGTGCTGGTCTTTTATTGGATAACCGTTATTCTCGGATATAAGATGACTGATAAGGTTTTTCCGGTTTTTAAATTTTTCCGTTCTATTGTATCGCAACTTATTCCCGCTCAAGGTTTAATAAGTGAAGGACTGTTACGCGGTCTTTTTTTAAACGGTATTATTGACGGCGCGATTATGATTCTAAACTATGTGCCGATTTTCTTCTGCCTTTTTGCGCTTATTGCCTTTTTAGAAGATGTGGGTTATATGGCACGCCTTGCTTTTATAATGGATAGGATTCTTCGTAAGTTCGGATTACACGGGCAGTCTACCTTACCGATGATTCTCTCCGGGGTTATTATGGGCGGCTGTGTTGTTCCCGGCGTTATGTCAACCCGCACAATTCGTGATAATAAATCCCGGTTAGTTACCATTCTGATTTTGCCGCTTTTAAATTGTATGGCTAAGATTCCTTTTTATGTGCTTATTACCGGAATCTTTTTTGTGCGCTATCAGTGGCTTGTGCTCGGCGGCATTTCTTTTATTACGTTATTGGTAGCACTCATTGTGGCAAAGTATTTTAGTTTATATGTGGTGCAAGGCACGCCGGAACCATTTGTGCTTGAATTGCCCGCATATAGTTTGCCGACTGTGCGCGGAGTGCTTACCAGAACTTTTGAGCGATTGTGGAGCTTTATCAAAAAAGTTGCTACAACCGTCGTTGCCGTTTCGGTTGTGATTTGGGCAGGCGTCAGTTTCCCCGCAATGGGTGAAAAGGAACAAGCAGTATTTAATACCGAAAGGGACACCTATATTCACAATTTTGTACGCAGCCTGAACAATTCCTATGCTCCGTATTTTACCTCTGAAAAAGGATTTTTAGATTATCAAAATCTTACGGAAAGAATGTATTTGCTTGAAACACTTACCTCTTTCGGCGGAGAAAAGGCGGCGGCGCGCAGCATGAATAGACTCTTTTTGGAAAACCCCGAAATGACCAAAATTGCTTTGCGCGGAAAACTTGAGCTTGGCGATACTATTCACGCATTTAAAGACTACTTTACCCGGTATGCGGCAGCAGAAAAAGATTTTATAAACGCTTATGCCAAAACACCCGACTTTCAAAAACCGATTATGAAATCCGCCTTTTACGGCTATTGGCAGCGCATGAATCCTTTCTTTTTTGCAATTGTGCGTACGGGCTCTATCAGCATAAGCGGCACAAGCGTGGTTGACCGCGATGCGGCGGCGATGACAAGATCATTACGCACCGCTTTTGCAGACCTAAAATTGATCAGTGTACATTATCACCGCGAAACACTGGAACATTCAGCGCTTGGGTACCTTGGTAAAGGTATGGAGCCGGTTACCAAATACGCAGGTTTTGACTGGAAAATAAATATCGCAATACTCGGATCTTTTGCGGCAAAGGAAGCCCTTGTTTCAACCTTAGGCACTATTTACAGTGTGGAGTCCGCAAGCGAGGACAGCGGAAAGCTTTTGGAAGCACGGATTCAGGATAAAGAAACCGGTATGACTCCTTTGGACGGACTTACCATAATGATTTTAATCGCTTTATTCCCGCCCTGTATTGCAACAATGATTGCAACAAAAACAGAAACTCAAAGTATCGGTTGGACAGCGTTCAGTGTAATATATCCGGTTGTCTTAAGTTCGCTGGTTGCGGTGTTTGTCTTCCAGTTCGGAAGGCTTTTAGGATTTTAA
- a CDS encoding GNAT family N-acetyltransferase: MLTDYRIIKLHKNDLACKIPVKYKTPSYFDLQINRDGGGDAFKLIKKDFEKLTEKRYTINLFEEAGAMVYGVENENEVIGFIEMIQQKWIRRLRILNIYVKSKYRSHHIGSLLLEFAESRAAHLHCRAVVLDTESCNYNAIRFYQKHGFQITGFDTLCYTNNDVALHEFRIDLAKQIYS, from the coding sequence ATGTTGACTGATTATCGAATTATTAAACTACACAAAAATGATCTTGCATGTAAGATCCCCGTAAAGTACAAAACTCCTTCGTATTTTGATTTACAGATTAACCGTGATGGGGGAGGGGATGCTTTTAAACTTATTAAAAAGGATTTTGAAAAGCTTACTGAAAAACGCTATACGATTAATCTTTTTGAAGAAGCGGGTGCTATGGTATACGGTGTTGAAAACGAAAATGAGGTTATCGGCTTTATCGAGATGATTCAACAAAAATGGATTAGGCGTTTGCGCATTTTGAACATTTATGTAAAATCTAAATACCGCTCGCACCATATCGGATCTTTGCTGTTGGAATTTGCCGAATCAAGGGCTGCGCATTTGCATTGCCGTGCCGTTGTTCTTGATACTGAAAGCTGTAACTATAATGCTATCCGGTTTTACCAAAAACACGGATTTCAAATTACCGGATTTGATACACTCTGTTATACTAATAATGATGTTGCCCTGCATGAATTCAGAATTGATCTTGCAAAACAAATTTATTCTTAG
- a CDS encoding sigma-54-dependent transcriptional regulator: MKFSILIIDDEKNIREGLQMSLEDEGYEVFTASDGKKGLDIAFSNDIDLVITDLKMPEISGEEVLRRISSETPGVPVIVLTGHGTVETAVEAMRTGAYDFLTKPLDLDRLSLLVRRALQNRELVLQHRELLKELGDKKSFEHIIGKTAVMEKVFETVKKAAASKASVFITGESGVGKELIANAIHNLSARKDNSLVKVHCASFSEGLLESELFGHEKGAFTGAINRVKGRFELAHKGSIFLDEIGEVSMAVQVKLLRVLQERQFERVGGQETIDVDVRVISATNRNLEEEIKNGTFREDLYYRLNVVHIHVPPLRERKDDLPLMITAFVKEFADENGKEITSIEPKARTALYAYDWPGNIRQLRNCIESAVVMSSDSIIRFDDLPEPVRKIEDFSSIRVPMGVSMAEAEKEIILQTLAAQGGNKTKTADVLGIGRKTLHTKLDKYEQEAKESVQEV, translated from the coding sequence ATGAAATTCAGTATTTTAATTATTGACGATGAAAAAAATATTCGGGAAGGTTTACAAATGTCTTTGGAAGATGAAGGCTATGAAGTGTTCACCGCTTCCGACGGAAAAAAAGGTTTGGATATTGCCTTCTCCAATGATATTGATCTTGTCATAACCGATTTAAAAATGCCCGAAATAAGCGGCGAAGAAGTGCTGCGAAGAATAAGCTCCGAAACTCCCGGTGTTCCCGTCATTGTGCTTACTGGGCATGGCACAGTGGAAACAGCTGTTGAAGCGATGCGTACCGGTGCCTATGATTTTTTAACCAAACCGCTTGACCTTGACCGGCTTTCGTTACTGGTACGCCGCGCCTTACAAAATCGTGAGCTTGTGTTACAGCACCGAGAGTTGCTAAAAGAGTTGGGAGACAAAAAATCTTTTGAGCATATCATCGGCAAAACCGCAGTAATGGAAAAAGTGTTTGAGACAGTCAAAAAAGCCGCCGCCTCAAAAGCTTCTGTTTTTATCACCGGAGAAAGCGGCGTAGGAAAAGAGCTTATTGCAAATGCTATTCATAACTTATCCGCCCGAAAAGATAACTCGTTGGTGAAAGTTCACTGCGCATCTTTTTCTGAAGGGCTTTTGGAAAGCGAGTTATTCGGGCACGAAAAAGGCGCTTTCACCGGCGCAATCAATCGGGTAAAAGGTCGTTTTGAACTTGCACACAAAGGCAGCATCTTTCTTGATGAAATCGGAGAAGTGAGCATGGCGGTGCAGGTAAAACTTTTGCGTGTGCTTCAGGAGCGGCAATTTGAGCGGGTGGGCGGTCAGGAAACCATTGATGTTGATGTACGCGTTATTTCGGCGACAAACCGAAACTTGGAAGAAGAAATAAAAAACGGTACCTTTCGCGAAGATTTGTATTACCGCCTTAATGTGGTGCATATTCATGTGCCGCCGCTTCGGGAGCGAAAGGACGATCTGCCGCTGATGATTACCGCCTTTGTAAAAGAGTTTGCAGATGAAAACGGCAAAGAAATAACCTCGATTGAGCCGAAAGCGCGCACCGCCTTGTATGCGTATGATTGGCCAGGAAACATACGGCAGCTTCGCAACTGCATTGAAAGCGCCGTTGTGATGAGCTCTGATTCAATTATCCGCTTTGATGATCTGCCCGAACCTGTCAGAAAAATCGAAGATTTTTCTTCCATTAGAGTACCGATGGGCGTAAGCATGGCTGAGGCTGAGAAAGAAATTATTCTGCAAACGCTTGCGGCACAAGGCGGAAATAAAACCAAAACTGCGGATGTACTCGGTATCGGAAGAAAAACGCTGCACACCAAACTTGATAAATATGAGCAAGAAGCAAAAGAGAGTGTGCAAGAAGTTTAA
- a CDS encoding thiamine diphosphokinase, whose translation MNAIIITGGSQPDYAIASKYFLPDSIIIAADSGLEAAASAGFTPDIILGDMDSLQNKALLHAYPEAQVQLHPCDKDFTDTELAVFAAKEKGAQDIIICGAGGGRADHFLSVARIFREKKPPRLWLYDAGLVYCVGEDCAVKTLRIDGAENAAISVFPAGEPCGFISSRGLHWELDTVNWQSGQVSLSNRSDGKPIELAVQSGRFLVFLSPLKEYRCGFNLM comes from the coding sequence ATGAATGCGATAATTATTACCGGCGGCAGTCAGCCCGATTATGCGATTGCCTCAAAATACTTTTTGCCCGACAGTATTATAATCGCTGCGGACTCGGGGCTTGAGGCGGCTGCATCCGCCGGCTTTACGCCCGATATTATTCTGGGCGATATGGACAGTTTGCAAAATAAGGCATTACTGCACGCCTACCCAGAAGCGCAGGTGCAGCTGCACCCTTGCGATAAGGATTTTACCGATACTGAGCTTGCGGTTTTTGCGGCAAAGGAAAAGGGTGCACAGGATATTATTATCTGCGGAGCCGGCGGCGGGCGCGCTGATCACTTTTTATCGGTTGCACGGATATTCAGAGAAAAAAAGCCTCCGCGGCTTTGGCTCTATGATGCAGGGCTTGTGTATTGCGTTGGTGAGGACTGCGCCGTCAAAACGCTCAGAATAGACGGAGCCGAAAACGCCGCCATTTCTGTTTTCCCCGCCGGTGAGCCGTGCGGTTTTATCTCTTCGCGCGGTTTGCATTGGGAACTTGATACGGTAAACTGGCAATCGGGACAGGTCAGCCTGAGTAACCGCTCTGACGGCAAACCCATAGAGCTTGCCGTACAAAGCGGAAGGTTTTTAGTTTTCCTTTCTCCGCTTAAAGAATACCGCTGCGGCTTCAATCTTATGTAG
- a CDS encoding DUF4198 domain-containing protein, whose amino-acid sequence MMKKNIGILLLLCAIGATVFAHHQMIYTPASVIESNEVNFKITFTHPFVSGHTMDIGKNEQGEIKGFEKFFSVHKGKIQDLLPSLKKTSFSSAENSALAFDLVLDKTNGFRGGGDWALIGVPYPYFEEAEDGYIQQITKVFINKAGLATDWKNRCAEGYPEILPLVKPYDVWVGGVFRGVVVDANGKPAPNIEIEIAYINYDVNMEKSAFEKTPKTNRGDAIILTDSNGAFSFVPTESGYWGFSALGAGNKKEFSGKALSQDAVLWIEASLPK is encoded by the coding sequence ATGATGAAAAAAAATATAGGAATACTGCTGCTTTTATGCGCAATCGGCGCAACCGTGTTTGCACACCATCAAATGATTTACACCCCTGCATCAGTCATTGAATCAAATGAAGTCAATTTTAAAATCACTTTTACGCACCCCTTTGTGTCCGGTCATACCATGGATATCGGAAAAAATGAGCAAGGAGAAATAAAAGGATTTGAAAAGTTTTTTTCAGTGCATAAAGGAAAGATTCAGGATTTGCTTCCGAGCCTCAAAAAAACAAGCTTTTCAAGCGCGGAAAATTCCGCCTTGGCCTTTGACCTTGTACTGGATAAAACAAACGGTTTTCGGGGAGGCGGAGACTGGGCACTTATCGGCGTCCCCTACCCTTATTTTGAAGAAGCGGAAGACGGATATATTCAGCAAATCACGAAGGTTTTTATTAACAAGGCGGGACTTGCAACCGATTGGAAAAATCGCTGCGCCGAAGGCTATCCTGAAATTCTCCCTTTGGTAAAACCCTATGACGTATGGGTTGGCGGAGTATTTCGCGGCGTGGTTGTAGACGCAAACGGTAAGCCGGCACCGAATATAGAAATAGAAATTGCCTATATCAATTACGATGTAAATATGGAAAAAAGTGCGTTTGAAAAAACACCGAAGACAAATCGGGGCGATGCAATTATTCTCACCGATTCAAACGGTGCCTTTTCCTTTGTGCCGACTGAAAGCGGATACTGGGGATTTTCCGCCTTGGGTGCGGGAAACAAAAAAGAATTCTCCGGCAAAGCGCTGTCTCAAGATGCGGTTTTATGGATTGAAGCAAGTCTTCCAAAGTGA
- a CDS encoding two-component system sensor histidine kinase NtrB — MREFISRAINKSSKMNEAQLRDLIGRIAEEYSLLEAMMDSLSNGVIVLDSFHTAVKTNRAAARILGRTFHESSDKPFWEYIDDEKIAAFISSVIQNEEGETTEEFILSRDSGSRYIEISVLPLVEEHRVRGTIILLEDITQKKRTEINHRRLESLASLTNLAAAVAHEIKNPLAAISIHVQLLRKNFKACDLHINEKAQKHLNVVEEEIDRLNKIVVNFLFAVRPLQVELAPVNINKIINDLHQTFLDEFKKSGVYFSLRLDKTIPIIQGDERLLRQAFMNFLTNAKAAMKTGGALIIYTTWKDDFIEIYISDTGQGISEENLHKIFEPYFSTKSDGTGLGLTMAYKVIKEHNGDIHVDSVVGEGTCFTVYLPIHRHENQLLLENKNEMNDPFDLTEKTKSDKKKRESI; from the coding sequence ATGAGAGAATTTATCTCTCGGGCAATTAACAAATCTTCTAAAATGAATGAAGCACAATTGCGGGATTTGATCGGTCGTATTGCCGAAGAGTATTCATTACTTGAGGCAATGATGGACTCATTAAGCAACGGAGTGATTGTGCTTGACTCTTTTCACACCGCGGTAAAAACCAATCGGGCGGCAGCACGTATTCTCGGAAGAACATTTCACGAATCTTCCGACAAACCGTTTTGGGAATATATTGACGATGAGAAAATCGCCGCTTTTATTTCTTCCGTTATACAAAATGAAGAAGGGGAGACAACCGAAGAATTTATTCTCTCCCGAGATTCCGGAAGCCGTTATATAGAAATTTCAGTGCTGCCCTTAGTGGAAGAGCATCGGGTTCGCGGTACGATTATTTTACTGGAAGACATAACGCAAAAAAAACGAACTGAAATAAATCATCGCCGTTTGGAAAGTCTTGCAAGCTTAACCAATCTTGCGGCGGCGGTTGCGCACGAAATAAAAAATCCTCTTGCGGCTATTAGCATTCATGTGCAATTACTGCGCAAAAATTTTAAAGCATGTGATTTACATATTAATGAAAAAGCACAAAAACATCTTAACGTGGTAGAAGAAGAAATTGATCGCTTAAATAAAATTGTGGTAAACTTTCTTTTTGCGGTACGTCCATTGCAAGTTGAGCTTGCCCCGGTTAATATCAACAAAATAATAAATGATTTACATCAAACCTTTCTTGATGAATTTAAAAAAAGCGGTGTTTATTTCTCACTCCGCCTTGATAAAACCATCCCAATCATTCAAGGCGATGAGCGATTACTTAGACAGGCTTTTATGAATTTTTTAACTAACGCGAAAGCTGCAATGAAAACGGGAGGCGCACTTATTATTTATACCACCTGGAAGGATGATTTTATTGAAATCTATATTTCAGATACGGGGCAGGGAATCTCTGAAGAAAACTTACACAAAATATTTGAGCCGTATTTTAGCACTAAGTCTGACGGAACCGGACTCGGACTTACAATGGCATATAAAGTAATAAAAGAACATAACGGAGATATTCATGTAGACTCGGTTGTCGGAGAGGGAACCTGCTTTACGGTTTATCTTCCGATTCATCGGCATGAAAACCAATTACTTTTAGAGAATAAAAATGAAATGAACGATCCGTTTGATCTAACGGAAAAAACGAAATCTGATAAAAAGAAACGGGAGTCCATATGA
- a CDS encoding ZinT/AdcA family metal-binding protein, whose amino-acid sequence MSKKRIGTLLVPVFMALAVFFTACQSAPDAESGATPKTGELAGWKGEWISFGDTKDDPSLEAAYKETAEKMPNYTVEGFKAAFAAMYKTPVVKAKFDGSNKVKFTVRDADGKEKEIACEYKYIGKIPVPGYEGSSWEAFEAVKDVRGLSQAKYMVLFPPHSHDGGMLHWHARFGARSAEAIAKDTSFWWPTFVSASMSKEDLLKEAKEGIKAMGSMFDKSPFESYAAQGRWMNSSLIYDNTSKEVSNAFDKIIKEFAGKNPKGGDFSKADIIAEMKKAYGTTDDFSHIEFVTKKGKNELVLYKDGKEVYRAAYKRVADNPSKPGMLAVATDKGGKFKTISLTGAHGTPMHFHLWYGASDIDLTQFTTKPTCIPENTSNADIAVRVEKSCRSVLNSILIK is encoded by the coding sequence ATGTCTAAAAAAAGAATTGGTACCTTACTTGTACCTGTTTTTATGGCGCTTGCGGTATTCTTTACCGCATGTCAATCCGCACCCGATGCGGAAAGCGGTGCAACACCGAAGACGGGAGAGCTTGCCGGGTGGAAGGGTGAATGGATTTCTTTTGGTGATACAAAAGACGATCCTTCTTTAGAAGCCGCATATAAAGAAACAGCGGAAAAAATGCCTAATTACACGGTAGAGGGATTCAAAGCCGCTTTTGCCGCAATGTATAAGACACCGGTAGTAAAGGCAAAATTTGACGGCAGCAATAAAGTAAAATTCACCGTACGTGATGCTGACGGCAAAGAAAAAGAAATTGCATGCGAATACAAGTACATCGGAAAAATTCCGGTTCCCGGATATGAAGGCTCCTCTTGGGAAGCTTTTGAAGCGGTAAAAGATGTACGCGGTTTATCACAGGCAAAATACATGGTTCTCTTTCCGCCACACTCTCACGATGGCGGCATGCTTCACTGGCATGCACGTTTCGGAGCAAGGAGTGCCGAAGCCATAGCAAAAGACACAAGCTTCTGGTGGCCGACCTTTGTTTCAGCATCAATGTCAAAAGAAGATCTTTTAAAAGAAGCGAAAGAAGGCATAAAAGCAATGGGCTCCATGTTCGATAAATCTCCCTTTGAATCCTATGCAGCACAGGGACGCTGGATGAACAGCTCGTTAATCTATGACAACACAAGCAAAGAAGTTTCGAATGCATTTGATAAAATCATCAAAGAATTTGCCGGAAAAAATCCCAAAGGCGGAGACTTTTCAAAAGCGGATATCATTGCCGAAATGAAAAAAGCATACGGCACAACCGATGATTTTTCCCATATTGAGTTCGTAACCAAAAAAGGAAAAAACGAACTTGTTCTGTATAAAGACGGCAAAGAAGTTTACAGAGCCGCTTACAAAAGAGTCGCAGACAATCCGTCAAAACCCGGAATGCTTGCGGTTGCAACAGACAAGGGTGGAAAATTTAAGACAATTTCTCTTACCGGCGCACACGGAACGCCGATGCATTTCCATCTTTGGTACGGTGCAAGTGATATTGATTTAACGCAATTCACCACAAAACCGACCTGCATCCCCGAAAATACAAGCAATGCCGACATTGCGGTACGTGTTGAAAAATCATGCAGATCAGTATTGAATTCAATCCTGATAAAATAA